A stretch of Penaeus vannamei isolate JL-2024 chromosome 18, ASM4276789v1, whole genome shotgun sequence DNA encodes these proteins:
- the LOC113807714 gene encoding uncharacterized protein, whose translation MLDKIFLQATLTVLAGAYSHQVPSPFHPLPLVYRYSSFQAPPTAFHAYPNAFHAFPNTFEAPPTFEAPPTFEAPPTFEAPPPFHAFPTFQAPPTLQATPTFLDTPPYPFPLRVQGSIRSPSHYQKVYSNPWQFLTPVPRSESQNLPCPSEGFYAHPSNCSLFYRCVDYIGTGAAFARYLFACPSGHLFAEEASTCIPGECGGEGSEAPAPGEPVTDAPAVVEPAPTETVLPGSVEPSTAEPAVPDSVEPSTEAPVEPVVPDSVEPSTGNPVEPSVEPSTEEPVEPAVPDPVEPCTEEPVEPAVPNPVEPSTETPVEPTAPDSLEPSTEKPEPSVPDTVEPSTDSPVEETTGSPAPVDPSAENQACTRQFVQHPKYCNVYFRCDEPMTLYMCPAGTAFDQSRQMCRISAHDEGLCAGLEIMHTLLRTALHNGHFLLLPSPFLF comes from the exons ATGCTGGACAAGATTTTCCTGCAGGCGACGCTGACGGTGCTCGCGGGCGCCTATAGCCACCAggtgccctcccccttccaccctctgccTCTTGTCTATCGCTACTCCTCCTTCCAAGCGCCGCCCACTGCTTTCCACGCCTACCCTAATGCTTTCCACGCCTTCCCTAATACTTTCGAAGCTCCGCCTACTTTCGAAGCCCCGCCTACTTTCGAAGCCCCGCCTACTTTCGAAGCCCCGCCTCCTTTCCACGCTTTCCCTACTTTCCAAGCCCCGCCTACTTTGCAGGCAACACCTACTTTCTTGGACACGCCCCCTTACCCATTTCCGCTGAGAGTTCAGGGCAGCATCCGCTCTCCGTCTCACTACCAGAAGGTCTATT CAAACCCGTGGCAGTTCCTTACGCCCGTGCCCAGGAGCGAGAGCCAGAATCTGCCGTGTCCCAGCGAGGGATTCTACGCCCATCCCTCGAACTGCTCGCTGTTTTACAG GTGCGTCGACTACATCGGCACCGGGGCGGCCTTCGCCAGGTACCTGTTCGCGTGCCCCTCCGGCCACCTCTTCGCCGAGGAGGCCAGCACCTGCATCCCGGGCGAGTGCGGCGGCGAGGGCTCTGAGGCTCCGGCACCAGGAGAACCGGTAACCGACGCGCCTGCCGTGGTTGAACCAGCACCGACAGAGACGGTATTACCGGGCTCTGTGGAACCGTCCACAGCAGAACCTGCCGTTCCCGATTCCGTGGAACCGTCGACAGAAGCTCCAGTAGAACCTGTCGTTCCTGACTCCGTGGAACCATCCACGGGGAATCCAGTAGAACCTTCCGTAGAACCATCCACAGAAGAGCCAGTAGAACCTGCCGTGCCTGACCCCGTCGAACCATGCACAGAAGAGCCAGTAGAACCTGCCGTTCCTAACCCCGTAGAACCATCCACAGAAACGCCAGTAGAACCTACCGCCCCTGACTCCTTAGAACCGTCCACTGAAAAGCCAGAACCTTCCGTTCCCGACACGGTAGAACCTTCCACCGACTCTCCTGTCGAAGAAACGACTGGTTCGCCAGCGCCCGTGGACCCGTCAGCTGAGAACCAG GCGTGTACTAGACAGTTCGTCCAGCACCCGAAGTACTGTAACGTGTACTTCCGGTGCGACGAGCCCATGACCCTGTACATGTGCCCCGCCGGAACCGCCTTCGACCAGAGCCGCCAGATGTGCCGCATTAGTGCCCACG ATGAAGGACTTTGTGCGGGCTTGGAGATCATGCACACCCTCCTGCGGACGGCCTTACATAAcggccacttcctcctccttccttctcccttcctgttcTGA